A single Drechmeria coniospora strain ARSEF 6962 chromosome 03, whole genome shotgun sequence DNA region contains:
- a CDS encoding cytochrome c oxidase-assembly factor cox-23, mitochondrial, with the protein MAASTPQDSREDPWDKETKQKFETADVSKSKSEYYDPCQEAAQRSYKCLYRNGGDKSMCGDYFQCVPDAVPDDRRRTRGRTVEG; encoded by the exons ATGGCTGCATCCACTCCGCAAGACTCCCGGGAGGATCCTTGGGACAAGGAGACGAAGCAGAAATTCGAGAC GGCCGACGTCAGTAAATCCAAGAGCGAATACTACGACCCGTGCCAGGAGGCCGCTCAGCGGAGCTACAAGTGCCTTTACCGAAACGGTGGCGACAAGTCCATGTGCGGAGATTACTTTCAGTGCGTACCAGATGCCGTTCCGGACGACCGACGTCGGACACGCGGACGGACTGTTGAGGGCTAA
- a CDS encoding sulfatase domain protein, with translation MESVQRPLFFLRRVVLAVAPRFANRRFAFAIATVALLGAKLVHISAHLDAVQPSDLLRWGLSFFLQDTVVLLLLRVLFDHGACVTALAVVATAILLTLAGISITFIAVTGSELQWRNVTVAGDSSSWKMLLTGLVSLSVTEAALLTVAALLQVFFYVVAGTAVDILRWPLALTLRLCRCRRPRYAAAATHDDDEDDDDYERLERHEFKHASENSSDADGTVSPWEDAEREPALASSRLTSALRVFVGLTLAAQLLCFLFRPSDASLSYLSWTLPLMPLAQLSSAAASLTSLLTLSSNLDNRTALTDPVPFAWLPAKGPLPGFEDWYQSGETHYNATADPLKLTNLDDDLLSSLRGRLADVPIRHVMLVKLESTRKDVFPVKRDGVAWERLSNTFKDKKLPESAVDRFATLTANARFITGDNDDGLADKRPAESPSASRGRARGGLNVNNCYTTSTYTLKSLAGTHCGISPLAADFNLEESHHIYQPCLPHIFNAFNNLSSSAGSGASEAAPSADGGSPTTAAPGKRSLFSEDKLVHPFASYKWKSAFMQSTTTRYDKQDRMMPQFGFPADSIIDWWYLQDAHKFPPVNITDVNYYGMPEVAIEDYLRDAFASAQKNDERLFLSHLTSTTHHAFGMPAEEKYVPLSGDKEWDDLSHYLNAVGYVDRWLGRILDILEAEGVANETLVIFVGDHGLSIAERGSFTPYSNPHVGNYHVPLVLSHPKLPVVDVNDAVVSLQILPTILDLLVETGSLDEADAAAARALARNYEGQSLIRPLRKFSDRTGHGDWQITVMNPGGSTIAVRDARRPNWRLIVPVYGNYEWRFTDLENDPHEMSPVLSFDFDALINRLKKDNGEVTAKWAEEAASVTRWWAEENYRRWRYKS, from the coding sequence ATGGAGTCCGTCCAGCGGCCGCTGTTCTTCCTCCGCCgtgtcgtcctcgccgtcgccccgAGGTTCGCCAATCGACGCTTCGCCTTtgccatcgccaccgtcgccctcctcggcgccaagCTCGTCCACATCTCCGCCCacctcgatgccgtccaGCCGTCCGACCTCCTCCGCTGGGGCCTCTCCTTCTTCCTCCAGGACAccgtcgtcctgctcctTCTCCGCGTGCTCTTCGACCATGGCGCCTGCGTcaccgccttggccgtcgtcgccaccgccatcCTGCTGACCCTCGCCGGCATCAGCATCaccttcatcgccgtcaccgGCTCCGAGCTGCAGTGGCGCAATGTGACCGTCGCCGGTGACTCGTCCTCGTGGAAGATGCTCCTCACGGGGCTCGTCTCCCTCTCCGTCACCGAGGCGGCGCTGttgaccgtcgccgccctttTGCAGGTCTTCTtctacgtcgtcgccggcaccgccgtcgacatcCTTCGCTGGCCTCTCGCCCTGACTTTGCGActctgccgctgccgacggccgcgatatgccgccgccgccacccacgacgacgacgaggacgacgacgactacgaGCGTCTGGAGCGGCACGAGTTCAAGCACGCGTCGGAAAACTCgtccgatgccgacggcaccgtgaGCCCTTGGGAGGACGCCGAGCGCGAGCCggccctcgcctcctcccgcCTGACCTCGGCTCTTcgcgtcttcgtcggcctcacCCTGGCCGCCCAGCTGCTCTGCTTCCTCTTCCGACCGTCCGACGCCTCGCTGTCGTACCTCTCCTGGACCCTGCCCCTGATGCCCCTCGCCCagctctcctcggccgccgcctccctgaCGAGCCTCCTCACCCTCTCGAGCAACCTCGACAACCGCACGGCGCTGACGGACCCGGTGCCCTTCGCCTGGCTGCCCGCCAAGGGGCCGCTGCCCGGCTTCGAGGACTGGTACCAGTCCGGCGAGACGCACTACAACGCCACCGCCGATCCCCTGAAGCTGAcgaacctcgacgacgacctcctctcctccctccgcggccgtctcgccgacgtgcCCATCCGTCACGTCATGCTCGTCAAGCTCGAGAGCACCCGCAAGGACGTCTTCCCCGTCAAAAGGGACGGCGTCGCCTGGGAGCGTCTGTCCAACACCTTCAAGGACAAGAAGCTGCccgagtcggccgtcgaTCGGTTTGCCACCCTGACGGCCAACGCGCGCTTCATCACcggcgacaacgacgacgggctcgccgACAAGCGACCCGCCGAGAGCCCCTCCGCCTCCCGGGGCCGCGCCCGCGGTGGCCTCAACGTGAACAACTGCTACACGACCTCGACCTACACCCTCAAGagcctcgccggcacccACTGCGGCATCAGCCCGCTCGCGGCCGACTTCAACCTCGAGGAGAGCCATCACATTTACCAACCCTGTCTGCCGCACATCTTCAACGCCTTCAACAAcctgtcgagctcggccggtTCCGGCGCTTCCGAGGCGGCCccgagcgccgacggcggaagcccgacgacggcggcgcctggAAAGCGAAGCTTGTTCTCCGAGGACAAGCTAGTCCATCCCTTTGCCTCGTACAAGTGGAAGTCGGCCTTTAtgcagtcgacgacgactcgctACGACAAGCAGGACCGCATGATGCCCCAGTTTGGCTTCCCCGCCGACAGCATCATCGACTGGTGGTACCTCCAGGACGCGCACAAGTTCCCGCCCGTCAACATCACCGACGTCAACTACTACGGCATGCCCGAGGTCGCCATCGAGGATTACCTGCGCGACGCCTTCGCCTCGGCGCAGAAGAATGACGAGAGGCTCTTCCTCTCTCACCTGACGAGCACGACGCACCACGCGTTCGgcatgccggccgaggaaaAGTATGTGCCCCTGTCCGGCGACAAGGAGTGGGACGATCTCTCGCACTACCTCAACGCCGTCGGCTACGTCGACCGCTGGCTCGGCAGGATCCTCGACattctcgaggccgagggcgtcgcgaACGAGACgctcgtcatcttcgtcggcgaCCACGGGCTCTCCATCGCCGAGCGCGGAAGCTTCACGCCGTACAGCAACCCGCACGTCGGCAACTACCACGTTCCTCTCGTCCTGTCCCACCCGAagctgcccgtcgtcgacgtaaacgacgccgtcgtctccctccAGATCCTCCCGACCATTctcgacctgctcgtcgagaccggctccctcgacgaggccgacgccgccgccgcccgcgctCTCGCTCGCAACTATGAAGGCCAGTCCCTCATTCGACCGCTCCGCAAGTTCTCCGACAGGACCGGCCACGGCGACTGGCAAATCACCGTCATGAATCCCGGCGGCTCCACCATCGCCGTGCGCGATGCCCGAAGGCCCAACTGGCGACTGATCGTCCCCGTGTACGGCAACTATGAATGGCGCTTCACCGACCTCGAAAACGACCCGCACGAGATGAGCCCGGTCCTCTCGTTCGACTTTGACGCCCTCATCAACCGGCTCAAGAAGGACAATGGCGAGGTCACGGCCAAGTgggccgaggaggctgcCAGCGTCACCCGCTGGTGGGCCGAGGAGAATTACCGACGCTGGCGGTACAAGTCTTAG
- a CDS encoding serine/threonine protein kinase — MIKPDERLWSGSGVLLTGGPYTWHVTDFDRRRHFSVTYDPPTPVQDVEETEEICMAQLRKHIDGLEDDVYGIRFTDVSGPITTCTDWKDDVTGYVNCHPLSALEHSFAIKTIYVASLTELDRLGPQVDLVSYRGTPAVGAAPTETKAVFKYWFMENGMFRTWYELNSWSRLPRDHPHIVPFDAVVLNNITGGIVGFTSLFVPGGTLEDNNATKRRFRLEWLRQLLSVVDDLNYVYGTMHQDIAPRNLVIDQHGNLQIFDFNYSIMIDKHYTVDRDDLKGVIFTLYEMITLDKHFRDLPHEQQDAEAVLRLEWTKHPDVMLDNDVTAFRQVLEAWVKKRKGREFTMAETWVQWPWMPNPPAVLVPTYGDGRTVTGTETKSVPILIRQQLIELKQPYWKWERPASYRLRDALGEGDECQANGGVPGEVK; from the coding sequence ATGATCAAGCCTGACGAGCGGCTTTGGTCTGGCTCCGGAGTCTTGCTAACGGGAGGACCATACACGTGGCACGTCACAGACTTTGACCGGCGAAGACATTTCTCGGTAACCTACGACCCCCCAACCCCCGTGCAAGATGTTGAGGAAACAGAGGAGATATGCATGGCGCAGCTCCGGAAACAcatcgatggcctcgaggatgacgtcTACGGAATCCGCTTCACCGACGTGTCGGGGCCCATTACGACATGCACAGACTGGAAGGACGACGTGACTGGATATGTCAACTGCCATCCACTGTCCGCATTGGAGCACTCCTTTGCCATCAAGACGATTTACGTGGCGAGCTTGACCGAGCTGGACCGTTTGGGGCCTCAAGTCGATCTCGTGTCGTATCGAGGAACACCAGCCGTCGGTGCAGCTCCGACGGAGACGAAAGCGGTGTTCAAGTACTGGTTCATGGAGAACGGCATGTTCAGGACTTGGTATGAGCTGAACAGCTGGAGTCGACTGCCTCGAGACCACCCGCACATTGTCCCAttcgacgccgtcgtgctcAACAACATCACGGgaggcatcgtcggcttcaCCTCGCTGTTCGTCCCCGGTGGCACCTTGGAGGATAACAATGCCACCAAACGTCGATTCCGCCTCGAATGGCTTCGCCAGCTCCTATCGGTGGTGGATGATTTGAACTACGTGTACGGCACGATGCACCAAGACATCGCCCCGCGAAACCTAGTGATTGACCAACACGGCAATCTTCAAATCTTCGACTTCAACTACTCCATCATGATCGACAAGCATTACACGGTCGACCGGGACGACCTGAAGGGTGTCATCTTTACCTTGTATGAGATGATCACGCTGGACAAGCATTTCCGTGACCTGCcgcacgagcagcaggatGCCGAAGCGGTGCTGCGGCTGGAGTGGACCAAACACCCTGATGTAATGCTAGACAATGATGTCACGGCCTTTCGGCAAGTCCTGGAAGCGTGGGTGAAGAAACGAAAGGGCCGAGAGTTCACGATGGCGGAAACATGGGTGCAGTGGCCGTGGATGCCCAACCCGCCAGCAGTGCTGGTGCCGACGTATGGGGACGGCAGAACAGTGACGGGAACGGAGACGAAATCCGTTCCCATCCTGATCCGTCAACAACTGATCGAGCTGAAGCAACCGTATTGGAAGTGGGAGAGGCCAGCAAGCTATCGGCTGAGGGatgccctcggcgagggagacgaaTGTcaggccaacggcggcgtGCCGGGAGAGGTGAAATAA
- a CDS encoding N-acetyltransferase B complex, non-catalytic subunit: protein MGRQRPRLRNGTDLQLQSAFQDGNWPVVIRLAEKRARTFNDQYFEIVKTCAESQLDDPVAKFAAASAVRQFVKDGTVVKDVDAIDLLEWATLGLIDEDEFPASLGPLRVRCVKSSPKDKIAVTRCLESCLLHWDLVSAQQIAAIIDRSFPNERSFLFWNIVITHLLAMSPQSPTEKKKLYGTLAQKQIERAAQLAEQARAVAADDGPPPPPGRAVHTEEEILLLYHVVETHGTTADVDKLLASPIFSPMSQFRLGRKELLVRVLAMHRAKGDWHAIFRLCNDCLSDADENDEPTLLASDWLVWRHFLAAATHLKSVEADTQDVVEKLLLRLGRSKNLRPLHRRNLMLAKVSLAFHLGPGEADLTDGHPSSVRMRELINYIDDQKTSSSCFGDVKGFVEKLDASAIRHLGYVHVPRLADTFGDALGAARLRLLSLKLQYLASTCHSSFETVPGERPRSRCTVCNTQFDAALCASCLSRVAHDALTLYKSMSKEFVGTPKVDEEIASGLAMVVAFCHIRLAFNIGRHGYAPPSPPSTQHLIRALFMLEHHLHLSPKHSQISLVLVQLHLFLGSAHRSREIWDELAVKRTIVDSLAPIFYDRLSTISPTVISPLDDWGWHLTDTVKSHYSVSLKLRMPRRLIDAFEAGSYASIIDMPTYMEDLRWSCTRAMSLVEESRAGRLVGQPDGELLQDARFLDMAGGRELKAVIDYGSFASWDYGCDSPTHARLQIGPAPSNTRLQLSLLSEAFHDILDSKPATANKSSGSATGADDAFVLEMMARLGHSFPKLLSDVSSVCTTAEVLYFEVVSLLCTLLPLGSGIPRTSALPAVFGQLIDSVRTGLESLQAAAAMNRGDSVEASVLTLGSMHDIAMLRDAAFAIVLATRWTLDLNEREKERDRSGGSNLHKEVVSQLKSLQTAAKTALTGGKGAVDGLKNGVVSSAGFASALKTWTFEDDGDLTDLIEEGTVVELVRSWRLNITGWQQVAWE, encoded by the exons ATGGGTCGACAACGCCCTCGATTGAGGAACGGAACCGACCTGCAGCTCCAGTCGGCATTTCAAGACGGAAACTggcccgtcgtcatccgCCTGGCCGAGAAGCGCGCTCGCACGTTCAACGACCAGTATTTCGAG ATTGTCAAGACGTGTGCCGAGAGCCAGCTCGATGACCCCGTTGCCAAGTTTGCCGCCGCGAGCGCGGTGAGGCAGTTCGTCaaggacggcaccgtcgtcaaggATGTAGATGCcatcgacctgctcgagtGGGCGACCCTTGGCCTCATTGATGAGGATGAGTTCCCGGCAAGTTTGGGTCCGCTCCGAGTCCGCTGTGTCAAGTCCTCGCCCAAGGATAAGATCGCCGTCACCCGCTGTCTGGAGTCCTGCCTGCTGCACTGGGATCTTGTCAGCGCCCAGCAG ATTgccgccatcatcgaccgATCTTTCCCCAACGAGAGATCCTTTCTTTTCTGGAACATTGTCATTACGCATCTGCTGGCG ATGAGCCCCCAGtcgccgacggagaagaagaagctgTACGGCACGCTTGCTCAGAAGCAGATCGAGAGGGCGGcgcagctcgccgagcag GCAcgggccgtcgcggccgacgacgggccgcctccgccccccGGCCGGGCTGTGCAcacggaggaggagattcTACTCTTGTACCATGTTGTTGAGACGcacggcacgacggcggatGTTGACAAGCTGCTCGCCAGCCCCATATTCAGCCCCATGTCGCAGTTTCGCCTCGGTCGCAAGGAGCTTCTCGTACGTGTCCTGGCGATGCACCGGGCAAAGGGAGACTGGCACGCCATTTTTCGTCTCTGCAACGACTGCTTgtccgatgccgacgagaacGACGAACCGACGCTGCTCGCCTCCGACTGGCTTGTCTGGCGTCATTTTCTGGCCGCCGCAACACATTTGAAGAGCGTCGAGGCTGa CACGCAGGATGTTGTCGAGAAGCTTCTTTTGCGGCTTGGAAGGTCAAAGAACCTGCGGCCGTTGCATAGGCGGAATTTGATgttggcaaaagtgtcgCTCGCCTTCCATCTCGGCCCTGGTGAGGCCGATCTGACGGACGGGCACCCCTCGTCCGTGCGGATGCGTGAGTTGATCAACTACATTGATGATCAAAAAACGAGCTCATCGTGCTTCGGTGATGTAAAGGGCTTTgtcgagaagctcgacgCATCGGCCATCAGGCACCTTGGCTACGTTCATGTCCCGCGACTCGCCGACACATTCGGCGATGCTCTTGGCGCTGCGAGATTGCGACTTCTTTCGCTGAAGCTGCAGTATTTGGCATCCACCTGTCACTCGAGCTTCGAAACGGTGCCCGGCGAGAGGCCGAGGTCAAGGTGTACCGTCTGCAACACGCAGTTCGACGCGGCACTTTGCGCCTCCTGCTTGTCTCGTGTTGCCCACGACGCCCTCACGCTGTACAAGTCCATGAGCAAGGAATTTGTCGGCACGCCGAAAGTGGATGAAGAGATCGCGTCTGGGTTGGCCATGGTCGTCGCATTCTGCCACATCAGGCTGGCTTTCAACATTGGACGGCATGGATACGCGCCACCatctccgccgtcgacccaGCACCTGATTCGAGCCCTTTTCATGCTCGAGCACCACCTCCACCTCAGCCCGAAGCACAGCCAGATctcgctcgtgctcgttcaGCTGCACCTGTTCCTAGGCTCGGCGCACAGGTCCCGTGAGATCTGGGACGAGCTCGCGGTCAAGCGGACGATTGTCGACTCTCTGGCACCCATATTTTACGACCGATTGTCGACCATTTCTCCCACCGTCATCTCTCCGCTGGATGACTGGGGCTGGCACCTGACGGACACGGTCAAGTCCCACTACAGCGTGTCTCTGAAGCTACGGATGCCGAGGCGACTGATTGACGCGTTCGAGGCCGGAAGCTACGCTAGCATCATCGACATGCCGACGTACATGGAGGATTTGAGGTGGAGCTGCACCAGAGCCATGAGTCTGGTCGAGGAGTCGAGGGCAGGgaggctcgtcggccagcccGACGGTGAGCTGCTTCAGGATGCTCGGTTCTTGGACATGGCCGGCGGACGCGAGCTCAAGGCGGTCATTGACTACGGCTCATTCGCATCGTGGGATTACGGATGCGATTCGCCCACGCATGCCCGGCTCCAGATTGGCCCGGCCCCTTCG AATACGCGATTGCAGCTGTCGCTGCTGTCCGAGGCGTTTCATGACATTCTCGACAgcaagccggcgacggcgaataAAAGTTCtgggtcggcgacgggcgccgacgacgcgttTGTCCTCGAGATGATGGCGCGGCTTGGCCACTCGTTTCCCAAACTGCTCAGCGACGTCTCGTCCGTGTGCACGACCGCCGAGGTGCTGTACTTTGAGGTCGTCAGCTTGCTCTGCACACTGCTCCCTCTCGGCAGTGGCATCCCCCGGACGAGCGCGCTGCCGGCCGTGTTCGGCCAATTGATCGACTCGGTGCGGACGGGTTTGGAAAGTCTTCAGGCCGCTGCGGCGATGAACCGAGGTGACTCTGTTGAGGCATCGGTCCTGACGTTGGGGTCCATGCACGACATCGCCATGCTGCGAGATGCGGCCTTTGCAATCGTTCTAGCCACTCGATGGACCTTGGACCTGAACGAGCGAGAGAAGGAACGGGATCGATCGGGCGGCAGTAACCTGCACAAGGAGGTGGTGTCGCAGCTGAAGAGCTTGCAGACAGCTGCCAAGACGGCGCTGACGGGGGGCAAGGGGGCTGTCGACGGTTTGAAGAACGGCGTCGTTTCGAGCGCGGGCTTCGCGTCAGCGCTGAAAACGTGGACTttcgaagacgacggcgatctCACGGACTTGATTGAGGAGGGCACTGTTGTGGAACTCGTCCGGAGCTGGCGCTTGAATATTACGGGTTGGCAGCAGGTAGCATGGGAGTAG
- a CDS encoding secreted aspartic proteinase precursor, which translates to MHTLAAFLLSLLLGGQLVASLPTVESPAEFSVVAARNEKHKRHGPSALAKAYRKYGKSLPNDLAAAVDQLEKRQSTGSVTTTPQKYDSEYLAAVQIGTPPQTLQLDFDTGSSDLWVFSTELPARAVKGQTLYNPASSSTASQLRGASWSITYGDHSSSSGDVYADVVSIGGLKVKNQAVEAAKKISAQFTADASSGLLGLAFSSINTVRPKKQQTFFDNAQSSLKKPVFTANLKHQADGKYNFGSIDSTQYQGKITYTPVDNSQGFWAWTSSGYAVGKGAVNDHPITGIADTGTSLLLLPSEVVSDYYADVDGADYDDSQGGFTFPCGTRLPDFTFGVETSTITVPASFLSYAPTDGSGKTCFGAMQSSDEIGISIFGDVALKAAFVVFDGGNMQLGWASKL; encoded by the exons ATGCACACTCTTGCTGCTTTTCTCCTCTCCCTTCTTCTCGGGGGCCAGCTTGTCGCTTCCCTGCCGACCGTAGAGTCGCCGGCCGAATTCTCCGTCGTGGCCGCTCGTAATGAAAAGCACAAGCGCCACGGGCCGTCAGCTCTGGCCAAGGCCTACCGCAAGTACGGTAAATCTCTTCCTAATGATCTAGCGGCCGCCGTGGATCAGCTGGAGAAAAGGCAAAGCACCGGCTCCGTCACGACGACCCCCCAAAAGTACGATAGCGAATACCTAGCCGCTGTCCAGATCGGCACGCCGCCTCAGACGCTGCAGCTGGATTTTGATACCGGCTCGAGCGATCTCTGGGTGTTCAGCACCGAGTTGCCTGCTCGAGCCGTCAAGGGGCAGACCCTCTACAATCCCGCCTCCAGCTCGACCGCCAGCCAGCTCAGGGGCGCGAGCTGGAGCATCACGTACGGCGACCACAGCAGCTCGAGCGGGGACGTCTACGCCGATGTCGTCTCCATCGGAGGTCTCAAGGTCAAGAACCAGGCTGTCGAGGCGGCGAAAAAGATATCGGCCCAGTTCACCGCCGACGCCTCCTCCGgactcctcggcctcgccttcAGCTCCATCAACACGGTCCGGCCCAAGAAGCAGCAGACGTTTTTCGACAACGCCCAGTCGAGCCTCAAGAAGCCTGTCTTCACAGCCAACCTCAAGCACCAAGCTG ACGGAAAGTACAATTTTGGCTCCATAGATAGCACGCAGTATCAAGGCAAAATCACGTACACGCCCGTCGACAATAGCCAAGGTTTCTGGGCCTGGACTTCTTCGGGGTACGCTGTCGGCAAGGGGGCCGTCAATGACCACCCGATCaccggcatcgccgacacCGGCACGAGCCTCCTTCTTCTACCGAGTGAGGTCGTCAGTGACTACTACGCCGATGTTGATGGCGCCGACTACGACGACTCCCAGGGTGGCTTCACCTTCCCGTGCGGAACAAGGCTGCCTGATTTCACTTTTGGAGTCGAGACGTCCACCATCACCGTTCCCGCCTCGTTCCTCAGCTATGCTCCCACCGACGGATCCGGAAAGACTTGCTTTGGTGCCATGCAGAGCAGCGACGAAATTGGCATTTCCATCTTTGGGGACGTCGCCCTTAAGGCCGCCTTTGTAGTCTTTGACGGCGGCAACATGCAGCTTGGCTGGGCCAGCAAGTTGTAA
- a CDS encoding geranylgeranyl transferase type I beta subunit: MAIFVIRLLHLLVLSPDVAGRRLARLTMEGLDKASHVRYWQRCHGNFLPAAYTANDSSRLTFAFFIVSALDLLSSGLAAEDRSSVRTWVLSLQHPDGGFCGGPSHALAAEDAPRGSANLAATFFALLLLAMAAEGEDEARAAFAGVERGKLLRWLARLQRDDGSFGQVLWAGEPLGGRDTRHSYLASCIRWMLRGDAGPHDVDVDAMVDHIRRGQTYDGGLAEASEHESHAGYAYCAVAALHMLDRPSSGSRHRSHLGPQSDAMGRGVSDRRRLVHFLVHRQFEYLAPQEEHDDDGGGENYIESALGRLDMTQGRHYVGYNGRWNKKADTCYCWWVAATLAMLGSLSLVSIPSSRRYILDITQNRIGGFSKSVGGPPDIYHSYLGLAALALMGDSELKEFDVGLCCSKETTRKVELARDGLMASSREGRDVVNGDDGFWETMRATSQAS, from the exons ATGGCAATTTTCGTCATTCGTCTCCTCCACCTGCTGGTCCTTTCACCCGACGTCGCCGGACGCAGACTC GCCCGCCTAACCATGGAGGGCCTCGACAAGGCGAGCCACGTCAGGTACTGGCAGCGCTGCCACGGCAACTTCCTCCCCGCGGCCTACACGGCCAACGACTCATCCCGGCTTACCTTTGCCTTCTTCATCGTCTCGGCCCTCGACCTGCTCTcctccggcctcgccgccgaggaccgATCCTCCGTCAGGACTTGGGTCCTGAGCCTGCAGCatcccgacggcggcttctGCGGCGGTCCCTCGCAcgcgctcgcggccgaggacgctcCGAGGGGATCCGCAaacctcgccgccaccttcttcgccctcctgctgctcgccatggccgccgagggcgaggacgaggcgagggcggccttTGCCGGTGTCGAGAGGGGCAAGCTGCTGCGTTGGCTCGCACGCCTGcagcgcgacgacggcagcttcGGTCAGGTCCTCTGGGCCGGCGAGCCCCTCGGCGGCAGGGACACGCGCCACAGCTACCTCGCCAGCTGCATACGCTGGATGCTGAGAGGAGACGCGGGGCcgcacgacgtcgacgtcgacgccatggTTGACCACATTCGCCGGGGACAG ACGTACGACGGtggcctcgccgaggcctcgGAGCATGAATCCCATG CCGGCTATGCCTATTGTGCCGTGGCGGCGTTGCACATGCTCGACCGCCCTTCCTCTGGCTCTCGGCATCGCTCGCACCTTGGGCCGCAATCCGATGCCATGGGCCGAGGAGTGtcggaccgccgccgcctcgtccactTCCTCGTCCACCGGCAGTTTGAGTATCTCGCCCCGCAGGaggagcacgacgacgacggcggcggcgaaaaCTACATCGAGTCTGCGCTGGGCCGCCTGGACATGACCCAAGGACGCCACTACGTCGGCTACAACGGCCGCTGGAACAAAAAGGCCGATACCTGCTACTGCTGGTGGGTAGCCGCGACCCTCGCC ATGCTCGGCAGTCTCAGCCTCGTCAGCATCCCATCCTCGCGCAGGTACATCCTTGACATCACGCAGAACCGCATCGGCGGCTTCTCCAAGTCTGTCGGTGGACCGCCCGACATTTACCACTCgtacctcggcctcgccgccctcgctctCATGGGCGACTCGGAGTTGAAAGAATTTGACGTTGGCCTGTGCTGCAGCAAGGAGACGACGCGCAAGGTTGAGCTTGCGAGAGATGGCTTGATGGCTTCGTCAAGGGAGGGACGAGACGTCGTGAACGGTGATGATGGCTTTTGGGAGACAATGAGAGCGACCTCGCAGGCCAGCTAG